The sequence below is a genomic window from Babesia bigemina genome assembly Bbig001, chromosome : II.
CGGTCCAGTGGTGGTCCAGCCCGTTGAGGGTGGAATTGGTTAGGAATGATCCAGCCGGCTGTGTCAAAATGGAACGACGTGCATCTGACGGCCCTCCTACCTCCGGCGGCGGGGTGGTGCGAACCTTTACGTCACTTATGGCACCCTGTAGGTGGGCACTGCGCTGTTGCCCAGCATCATCTCCCTGTTCATCAGGCTCCTCATCTTCAATGGGTCCGCTGGTAGGCACCTTCCAACACTTGAGGTACTTGTCGTGACCGCACGAATACAGCAGCGTCCCATCACCATTTGTGCACAGGCCTGCATTTGGGTGAACTATGGCATCTATAAAACGAATCACCTTTCACAAAGCCCTCGTGAGTCCCTATGATGTTCCCTTTGCGCTTAGTCAGCATATTCCACATCATGATCTCCCCGTTGCAGCTGCCCGTGAACAGATCACACTGCAAACAACTGATCTCATGCTGCATTCGCCACCCACCAAACTCCTCCTGCTCATGGACATGGAGTCAACCGAGTCGGTGTGACCCTCCAGAGCCGCGATGAAGGGCTTAGCATGCATCCGCTTGAGCTTCGCCGCCACGACCGCTCGCACATACTCCCGTTGCTGCAAGCAAATGTAGCATATTGGGCGTCAGTTACGGCCAGGTAGGCGCTATCTTACCCTTGGGAGCGGATGCAGGGCGGGGTCCAGATTGCGCATCGGCTTGGGCCGGTCGTGAGGACCCTGGGCCACGTAGTCTGCATCTCTGCGATGCAAAACGTTCAACTTCATTGCTCAAAGGTTGTGATAACGGCTCATGTTGCGCAACGAGTCCCCACTGGGCTGCTTACAGCAGCGTGGATGGGCAAAAGACAGTGCCACAGCAAAACTAACAAAATACCGTCATACCCGAGCTGTACGAAACTCCAAGGTAGTGCGGTAAATTAGTGAGATGTAGTTTCTGCTGAGTTGCGATAGACGGTGAACATTCTCTGCCTTAGCGAACGGGATGTGGACCGCCGGATTGACGCGGCACTACCAAAGCGGTTACTGGTAATACTGACGTGACGGCAATTATTTCGCAATGTGTGGCTAATATATGATTCTAACGACGACCGGTGGTTCGGAGTCGATTGGCAGCACATATATGTGCGAAGGTCAACTACCGACGTTGGTGCACCTTGAGGTGTGGTCGTTCAGGGTTACATTGCCGTCAATTTCGCCCCGTTCTGCTAAAGGTGTGTGTGCAACGCGCGTGGCTGTCGTATACACCCTTCCGCACCCGGCTGTCGAGCTTCGATGTGCACCTGGATTCCGACATCACAACGGTAACACATCGGTGCTGCCAGCACTCGTCGTTACTTTAACAGTGCAGCACTGCCTACACACTCAACAACGTTGTTCATTCCAACACGAAGTTTCCGCACGGGCTTATTGAAAGGTGTATTCGGTTTCACTTTTGATTGCAGCAAGCACATTTCACGGTTGCTGCTGCCGTAGCTACTCCCCTCAGCCGTTGCCAGCGAGCTTTCATACATACACACATCAAAATGAAGTTTCTTGTGCTGCTGTCCATTGTCGTTCTCAAGTCCGCCTTAGCGCTGAACACTAACTTCCGCAACCGTAAGCGCGACCTCCCTTCCAGGAGCATCAGCGTCAATGATACGGATGTCGAGAGTACGTTTGCGTTACCAGTGTTGCCTACACGGCTTAAGTCGGGTGTGTAGTGGATGTATTATATTTTGGTACGAATTTGTTGAGTGATGTGCATGTGTCAAAGTCAGGCGTGGCGTTGCGTATCAGCATACCTTCAACATGACATCTCTACAGAGTTCCGCGACATTGTGAGGAGGGACATCGCTGACAAGACCGACGAGCTCATCAGCCTCATCGTTAAGGATGTCGAGAAGCTCATCGAGCAGAACGACATGGTCCGCCCCGTGTTCCTCGAGAACGCTTTGAAGGAAAACGCCAAGAGGATGATCAAGTCCGGTGTCATTTCCATCGTCAAGCACATGGTGCCCGTGTTCGAGCGCTGGATCGTGGAGGCCATCAAGCCCCCGGTCACATCCGGCATGGTCTACACCGCCCTCGTCAAGCCCATCGGCAAGAGCATCTTCGACCAGCTCTACCACAAGTTCAACCTGCCCACCTCGAAGATCTGGGACAAGTACGACGACAACATCGACATGAGCTTCGATGAGGCCGAGGAGGATGCCGAGGGTGAGACTGATGTTATCTAAGCGCCGTAGTACGTGGCAGTTGTCGACAACTGAAACGCAGGCACATGTGTCCTGCCTGTTCACGAATGAAGCCAAATAGGCATAAACGGTAGTAATGTCATATCGAAGCAATTTGTTCGTATGTTGGTAGTGTTCTGAGTCCCTCCCACTGGCAAGGGTGTCGGACGTAGGCGGAGGGGGCGCGCAGACCATTCCGCGGCGCGTCGCTCTTCTGCTCGCCGAGTTGCAGTCGAATTCCGCATATTTGGATTTTTGTTGAAGCTATTGAACGTTTCGGTCTTTCGTCTGACCGAACGCTATCGCATTGAAACCCTCGCGCCCGGCCGGTGCGGACCGTCACGATGTCGTCCGTGACGTGCGTCTTCGAGGACCGTTTCGTGGTCAGGTCCATCGACAACTCAAAATTCGAGCGAGTGTCGCGAATCAGCGCCAAGAGTACCGGTTTCGAcgcggagctgctgctggacatcaACAGCGACATCTTCCCGGTGAGCGTCAAGTCGGTGAGTCAAACGCCCAAATGTGCACTTACGGCAGCGCTATAAAACATGTTCATGATTATTTGCCCGTTTTGGTTTGTCTTTTCACGTTAatgtgcagctgctgcacatcCTCATCACCAACAACCTGCTGCCCAGCGGATCGGACGTCAACCTCAGCGACTTCAACGAGCTCCCGTCCCTCATGCGGGACTACGAGTACGCGATGTACGGCAAGATTTTCAAGTTCGAGGACGTCTCGTCGGAGAGCAGGTGGGCGAATGCAGATGGCGGACATAGCCTGTAGGACTATCTACGCCTCATTTGGCGGCCTGCTGATGTCGCTCACGGCGGACAAGCAGGTGGTTGCCGACCTGGAGCTGGACATGCGCATTTACCTCATGGCGCGCCGCATCACCGCAGCGCGATAGCctcgcagcagcgcgcggCAGAATGACGCACGTGGCTACCCGTTCCTGAACAGCAGGATCGCCATGTTGCCGACGTAGAAGTagatgaagcagtgcttTTCATGCGTGACGAACGACCCGAAGTTACGGCCGACCACGCAGTGCCACGTGGGCTCGAAGCGCTTGTCGAACTCCTTCTTAATGTACGCCGCGATGTCCTTCTCGATCTTGTACTTCTCGATGGCCTCAGTGGCCAGGTCGATGGCGAACCTGCGCGTGGGCTCGTCCATGTCGACGTGCTTCACCACGGTCTCCGGGCGGATGCCCGCGGCGATCTCGTTGTCAACCATTGGCTCCGCGGCGTCGTTCGTCGTTCCAGAGGTGGCCTGTGTCGGACGTTCCCGCAGGCCGCGATTGTGTGGGCGGGAACGGCGCTGGCGCAGGAGTGTGTAACGAGCAGTGCGGCACCACCCCGCGAAGAAAGGCGCAGAACTGTAGACGGGAATAGACACAACGCTATTTGTATCTGTTACTGATTAGGTGTGTGTTGGCGCGGAGCAGctcatcgccgccacgTGTCTGCGTCGTCGGCCCGCCGTGCGGCGGGTTCGCGAGAGCGCTGCGAGAAGGGCCTGAACTTGCGGTCCTTGTCCACGGTGCTGCCGCTGTTGCGTTGCGGCGAGGCGTCGACGCGGCGAGAATCCGAACGCCAGAGGTCAGGCTCATCCCTAGGCTGCGACTTGGTCCACGTTTCGGAACGCCTAAGGTCCGgagcggcggcgctgtgTGTTGCGCGCGCGGCCTGCTCGTCGAGCCTGCGCTGGAtctccagctccttctGCCGCTGCTTCTCTGCGATCTCCTGCAGCTTGCGCTGCTTCTCAGCCTCGGCTTCCTGCTTCTTGcgttcctcctcctcctgcCTCATGCGCTCTTCCTCCAGCCTGCGCTCCTCCTCGAGCTCCTTCTGGCGACGAAGCTCGGACACGCGCCGTTCCCTGGCGCGCTGGATCTTATCGGCGACCATCTTCTTCAGGAACCGCGAGCGCTGCTCGGCAATGGCGGCGTCGTAGGCGGCCTTCATGCTCGTCACGTTGTCGTTGACCCACTTCTCCTTGACCGCGGCCACCTCCTTGAGCGCGTtcttctgcagctgcagcgcctccgcGTCCTCCTTCCACATGGCCTCGCGCTTCTTTTGCACCTCCATCAGCTGGCGGGTGTCATCCTCCAGCACGCGCTTCTGCCAGTCGGCGtagagctgctgctggtgtTCCCGCAGCGCGCGGACCAGGTGGTCGATGCGCTTCACCTCCGCGCGCCTCTGCTTTGCGATCTCCTGGCGCTCGCGCAGCTTCAGTTCCTCCTGCGCCTTCTCCACGTCGTCGAAGTTCACGAAGCCGTCCATCACGTCCTCCACGTTGATCTCGTCCAGAGTCTTGCCCTTGATGATGATCTTGGTGCCCTGCGAGCCGCCCAGCTTGCGGATGGCTTTGAGCATCTGCTGCGCAGTCTCCAgcttcatcttcatcttctCGTCCTTCTTGCGCTGCTTCTCCATCTGACGCAGCGCCTCCTCGCGGCGCTCCTTCTCCGCGCGCTcctcctgcagcttctgctCCATCTCCATCTTCTTGCGCTCCTCCTCCACGCGCATCAGCTCCTCCTGGTGCTCCTGGCGGCGCTGGTAGATCTCGCTGGTGCGCTTCATGAGCTTGGTGCGCTCCTTCTCGATGTTGTTCTTCATCGCGA
It includes:
- a CDS encoding RNA polymerase subunit 8c, putative; amino-acid sequence: MSSVTCVFEDRFVVRSIDNSKFERVSRISAKSTGFDAELLLDINSDIFPVSVKSLLHILITNNLLPSGSDVNLSDFNELPSLMRDYEYAMYGKIFKFEDVSSESRTIYASFGGLLMSLTADKQVVADLELDMRIYLMARRITAAR
- a CDS encoding dynein light chain 1, putative, whose amino-acid sequence is MVDNEIAAGIRPETVVKHVDMDEPTRRFAIDLATEAIEKYKIEKDIAAYIKKEFDKRFEPTWHCVVGRNFGSFVTHEKHCFIYFYVGNMAILLFRNG
- a CDS encoding membrane protein, putative, coding for MKFLVLLSIVVLKSALALNTNFRNRKRDLPSRSISVNDTDVETYLQHDISTEFRDIVRRDIADKTDELISLIVKDVEKLIEQNDMVRPVFLENALKENAKRMIKSGVISIVKHMVPVFERWIVEAIKPPVTSGMVYTALVKPIGKSIFDQLYHKFNLPTSKIWDKYDDNIDMSFDEAEEDAEGETDVI